The Methanocella arvoryzae MRE50 DNA window GGTAAGGCAGTAGCAGAAAGCCTTCCAGCCCCATGCAGAAATGGGAGATCCATAAGCCCGCAGACATGAGAGCATTAGCTGGGTTGAAGTATATCTCCCCGAAGTACAGGAGCACGATCGTAGTCCATGCCCCGTACATGGAGAGCCCGACAGCGGTGATAGTGTTCAGGGTGTCGGAGGGCTTCTTCAACAGGATGAGCAGCAGCGCGAAGATCATGAAGAATGTGTATAGAGGGCAGTCAGGCACGGCCAGCCAGAGGTACCACGGCGTCAGCATGAGCTGTTCCCAGTAATAATACAGGCCGAATAGCGAACCGGCTACGTTGATGAGCAGAAAGATGACGAGCAGCCTCCGGTCGCCCATAATCCGGTCAATCAGCTTCCATAATAGCTTAAGCATTGTTTTTCCTCTCGATGACCCTGGCAGGCACGCCTCCGACAAAAGCCCCGGCAGGAACGTCGCTGTTGACCAGCGAGCCGGCGGATACAGTCGCGTTATCGCCGATAGTGACTCCAGCGAGGATGGTCGAGTTTGCCCCGATCAGCACATTGCGGCCGATGATGACCTTACCCGTCCGCATCCGGTCAATCAGGTACTCGTGGGCCAGAATTGTCGCATTGTAGCCTATGATCGAGTTGTCTCCGATCTCGATCAGCTCAGGATAGAAGATATCGACGGTCGTATTTAACGCCATCGAGACCTGTTTCCCTGTTTTCACGCCCATCAGCTTCATCGCTACGATCTTCAGCCTCAGAGACGGGCTGTAACGTACTAAGAGCAGCATTAAAAAGTTGAAGGTAACCCGGACAGGGCTGCGAGTCCGGGTCCACACCCATAGCGAATTCGTACCCTGCGGGGCCGGGACTTCGTTAAGCCTGCGTGCGGGCATCTTTTCCCATCAGCCTGATCAGCAGCGCTTTCTGTGCGTGGAGGCGGTTCTGGGCCTGCTCGAAGATGACGGAGTTAGGGCTGCGAATGGCATCGTCGGTGATTTCCTCGCCCCGGTGCGCGGGCAGGCAGTGCATTACCAGGCAGTCTTTCTTAGCCAGGCCGACCAGTTCCATGTTGATCTGGTAGTCCCGGAGGTCTGCAAACCGCTGCGCCCTTTCTGCCTCCTGACCCATAGATACCCACACGTCAGTGTAGAGCACGTCCGCATCTTTCGACGCTGCCTTCGGGTCCCGGGTAATCGTAATATTGCCGCCCATGGACCGGGCCTGCTCCAGTATCTGTTGATTCGGCTCATAGCCTTTAGGACACGCCACGACCATCTCCATGCCCATCATGGCACAGGCCAGCATGAGGGAATTGCACACGTTGTTGCCATCGCCCACCCAGACGAACTTCAAGCCTTTGATCTTACCCTTTTGCTCCCGGATGGTCATCAGGTCGGCGACTGCCTGACATGGATGCTCCCGGTCGCTCAGCCCGTTTATAACAGGCACAGTAGAGTTTTTCGCCAGTTCTATCAGCATATCGTGATCGTTTGCCCTTACCATGATCCCGTGGACGTAGGACGAAAGTATACGACCGGTATCGGCGACTGTTTCGCCTCTGCCGAGCTGCATCGACGCCGGGTCGAGGTACAGCGCGTGGCCGCCAAGGTCAGTCATGCCTACTTCGAAGGATACCCGGGTGCGGGTCGACGACTTCTCGAAGATCATGGCAAGGCTACGGTTCTTCAGGTAATCCGTGATCACGCCCTCCCTGCGCATCCTCTTGAGGTCTTCCGCCCGATCAATAAGTGCTTCGATTTCAGCAGGGGACATGTCGGCAAACGATATGAAGTGCATTTACTGGTATCTCGCTCCTTTTAAAAGTTATTTTGATACATTACTGCAACGATAATAAATCTATCCTGCATAGGCTAAAAGGGAAAGGTAAAGAAGCCCTGAGTATGATCGGCGTCACGATCTGCCCGAAGGGATTGAAATGAGGCCGATTTTTCTGCCGGGAGAGCCGTTACGCCCGATTATGGCCGGGATTCATAACGCGAAAACACCGTAATCATGTAAAAAAAGGTAATGTGCACCGTTAGTTATTTATAGGTTAAAAGTACTTTTAAGGTTCGCAAGATGGCAAGTTGCCGCCATAACTCAGTTGGTAGAGTGGCTGGCTGTTAACCAGCATGTCACAGGTTCGAGTCCTGTTGGCGGCGCTTAACCCCAAAAGATCATTTGGGGGTGTAGCTTAGCCAGGTCAGAGCGCCCGGCTCATAACCGGGCGGCCATGGGTTCGAATCCCTTCACCCCCATGATTACACCGGCATAAGTTCAAATATTTGT harbors:
- a CDS encoding DUF1405 domain-containing protein, coding for MLKLLWKLIDRIMGDRRLLVIFLLINVAGSLFGLYYYWEQLMLTPWYLWLAVPDCPLYTFFMIFALLLILLKKPSDTLNTITAVGLSMYGAWTTIVLLYFGEIYFNPANALMSAGLWISHFCMGLEGFLLLPYLARVKPISWAITAIWFAVLDSVDYFYHFAYNGVAMRTHPLALLEYLAASHHATALVQKIDSLMYLTFSLSIIFFVLMIILAGAYAGGSQKTVIKEKIRN
- a CDS encoding acyltransferase — encoded protein: MPARRLNEVPAPQGTNSLWVWTRTRSPVRVTFNFLMLLLVRYSPSLRLKIVAMKLMGVKTGKQVSMALNTTVDIFYPELIEIGDNSIIGYNATILAHEYLIDRMRTGKVIIGRNVLIGANSTILAGVTIGDNATVSAGSLVNSDVPAGAFVGGVPARVIERKNNA
- the argF gene encoding ornithine carbamoyltransferase; translation: MHFISFADMSPAEIEALIDRAEDLKRMRREGVITDYLKNRSLAMIFEKSSTRTRVSFEVGMTDLGGHALYLDPASMQLGRGETVADTGRILSSYVHGIMVRANDHDMLIELAKNSTVPVINGLSDREHPCQAVADLMTIREQKGKIKGLKFVWVGDGNNVCNSLMLACAMMGMEMVVACPKGYEPNQQILEQARSMGGNITITRDPKAASKDADVLYTDVWVSMGQEAERAQRFADLRDYQINMELVGLAKKDCLVMHCLPAHRGEEITDDAIRSPNSVIFEQAQNRLHAQKALLIRLMGKDARTQA